A window of Anaerohalosphaeraceae bacterium contains these coding sequences:
- a CDS encoding PmoA family protein → MKTFNKVWAAVCLICLISACRNGQKEQETAMESPVKVVQDEEAITLWFRNKPVVRYYTALCPVPEGVNPIYRRSGFVHPLWSPSGKVLTRIQPPDHYHHYGIWNPWTMTHIEGREVDFWNLAKGQGTVRFAGLESVLCDSSGGRFQVRQEHVDFTAVPQGRVAIEEVWGIGAFAAQAEGRTVWVVDFDSHFWNVLNSPILLDAYRYGGGLGFRATEEWTKDNCTVLTSEGRTRKDADGQRARWCDVNGSFADGTRAGIVFLSHPENREHPEPMRVWPTDANGGRGDLFVEFCPIRLNSWTLEPGRKYRLRYRLIVYDGTLQPETAERFWQEYAYSAGVQIGQ, encoded by the coding sequence ATGAAAACTTTCAACAAAGTCTGGGCGGCGGTTTGTCTGATTTGTCTGATAAGTGCCTGCCGCAACGGCCAAAAAGAACAGGAAACAGCTATGGAATCACCGGTAAAAGTGGTCCAGGATGAGGAGGCGATTACCCTTTGGTTTCGGAACAAGCCGGTTGTACGCTACTATACGGCGCTTTGTCCGGTTCCGGAGGGGGTGAATCCGATTTATCGCCGAAGCGGTTTTGTTCATCCGCTCTGGTCGCCGTCCGGCAAGGTGCTGACCCGCATTCAGCCGCCGGACCATTATCATCATTACGGAATCTGGAATCCCTGGACCATGACGCATATCGAAGGGCGGGAAGTGGATTTCTGGAATCTGGCCAAGGGGCAGGGGACGGTTCGGTTTGCAGGGCTGGAGTCCGTGCTGTGTGATTCATCCGGCGGGCGTTTTCAGGTTCGTCAGGAACACGTGGATTTTACAGCGGTTCCGCAGGGGCGGGTGGCGATTGAGGAGGTCTGGGGAATCGGGGCTTTTGCCGCGCAGGCGGAAGGACGCACCGTCTGGGTTGTCGATTTTGACAGCCACTTCTGGAATGTGCTGAACAGCCCGATTCTGCTGGATGCCTATCGCTACGGAGGGGGGCTGGGCTTTCGAGCGACGGAGGAATGGACCAAAGACAACTGTACCGTGCTGACCTCGGAGGGACGGACGCGAAAGGATGCCGATGGGCAGCGGGCCCGCTGGTGTGATGTCAACGGCTCGTTTGCCGACGGGACGCGGGCGGGAATTGTTTTTCTGAGCCATCCGGAAAATCGGGAGCATCCGGAACCCATGCGGGTCTGGCCGACGGATGCCAACGGCGGACGGGGCGACTTGTTTGTGGAGTTCTGCCCGATTCGCCTGAACAGCTGGACATTGGAGCCCGGACGAAAATATCGCCTGCGCTATCGGCTGATTGTGTATGACGGCACGCTCCAGCCGGAAACCGCGGAGCGGTTTTGGCAGGAGTACGCTTATTCGGCGGGAGTTCAAATCGGTCAATAA
- a CDS encoding uroporphyrinogen decarboxylase family protein, which yields MTHEQWQLLADVLAGKERKPIATGFIIDSPWLPGWFGVSTLDYFTSDAVWFEANRRAIEAFPETMFLPGFWAEYGMCTEPSAFGAKCTFHRNELPFADKIIHQTKDIDRLKVPKPEKDGLNPFVLNRLALNRKAIEKLGHQIRFAVSRGPLNIASFLMGTTEFLTALALEPEPVHRLLRIITDYIIRWLGVQKKYFDTIDGVLILDDIVGFLGKADFETFAQPYLKEIFGCLNVSVRFFHNDADGRVCAPYLAGLGVNLFNFSFQHSLAEMKEWTGGQVTLLGNIPPRDVLAQGGPEQVRRCVHDTIKTLSDCRRVILSCGGGVPDGVSTENLRAFLDACKEAAL from the coding sequence ATGACACACGAACAATGGCAGCTGCTTGCGGATGTGCTTGCCGGCAAAGAAAGGAAGCCGATTGCAACTGGTTTTATTATCGACAGCCCCTGGCTGCCCGGCTGGTTCGGCGTTTCAACGCTGGATTATTTTACCAGCGATGCGGTTTGGTTTGAGGCCAACCGGAGGGCAATCGAGGCATTTCCGGAGACGATGTTTCTGCCGGGCTTCTGGGCGGAATACGGGATGTGCACAGAGCCCAGCGCCTTCGGTGCGAAATGCACATTTCACCGCAATGAGCTGCCGTTTGCGGACAAAATAATTCACCAGACAAAGGATATAGACCGTCTGAAAGTACCCAAACCGGAAAAAGACGGCCTGAATCCGTTTGTGCTCAACCGGCTGGCGCTGAACCGTAAAGCAATTGAAAAGCTCGGGCATCAGATTCGGTTTGCGGTTTCCCGCGGGCCGCTGAATATTGCCTCCTTTCTGATGGGTACGACGGAGTTTCTGACAGCCCTGGCTCTGGAGCCGGAGCCGGTTCATCGTCTGCTGCGAATCATCACGGATTACATCATCCGTTGGCTGGGGGTGCAGAAGAAATATTTTGATACGATTGACGGTGTGTTGATTCTGGATGACATCGTTGGGTTTCTGGGCAAGGCGGATTTCGAGACGTTTGCACAGCCGTACCTGAAGGAGATTTTCGGCTGTCTGAATGTTTCGGTGCGGTTTTTCCATAACGATGCCGACGGGCGCGTTTGTGCACCGTATCTGGCAGGGCTGGGGGTTAATCTGTTTAACTTCAGTTTTCAGCATTCATTGGCGGAAATGAAGGAATGGACCGGCGGACAGGTGACCCTGCTGGGCAATATCCCGCCGCGGGATGTACTGGCACAGGGCGGCCCGGAGCAGGTTCGCCGATGTGTACACGATACAATCAAGACCCTTTCGGACTGCCGGCGGGTGATTCTGTCCTGCGGCGGGGGAGTGCCCGATGGTGTCTCAACGGAAAATCTGCGTGCATTTCTGGATGCCTGTAAGGAAGCAGCCCTATGA